The following proteins are co-located in the Candidatus Methanogranum gryphiswaldense genome:
- a CDS encoding 4Fe-4S binding protein — protein MPFMKVYPKNPARSLWVMKPLVKMFRFLGKTIVHRPVCILYPYEKMWVPDNYRGRPGLDFNMCVGCGMCVRMCPTSAIVLVDAPDDNGNIVKRPQINMGRCAFCGYCAEYCPIDAMTVTPEFELAEYTREDLIYGPRRLAYKGTNDMMKIQIEETLISDIKNGNPERRVKPFMIDRPELESAKCISCKKCEKVCPVSAIKMVEHGVNAKGRPILWPEIDDSKCICCENCVDECPKSALHIKEVL, from the coding sequence ATGCCCTTTATGAAGGTTTACCCCAAGAATCCAGCTAGGTCTCTTTGGGTCATGAAGCCTCTTGTAAAGATGTTCAGGTTCTTAGGAAAGACCATCGTGCACAGGCCGGTATGTATACTATATCCATATGAGAAAATGTGGGTGCCTGATAACTATCGTGGACGTCCAGGACTCGATTTCAACATGTGTGTCGGTTGTGGAATGTGTGTCAGAATGTGTCCCACATCAGCAATTGTGCTGGTTGATGCACCTGATGATAACGGGAACATAGTCAAAAGGCCTCAGATCAATATGGGAAGATGTGCATTTTGTGGATATTGTGCAGAATACTGTCCAATCGATGCAATGACCGTTACGCCCGAGTTCGAATTGGCTGAATATACAAGAGAGGATCTCATCTACGGACCTCGCAGGCTTGCCTACAAGGGAACAAACGACATGATGAAGATCCAGATAGAGGAGACGCTCATATCTGATATCAAGAACGGAAACCCCGAGAGGCGTGTAAAACCGTTCATGATCGACAGACCGGAGCTCGAATCCGCAAAATGTATCAGCTGTAAGAAATGTGAAAAGGTCTGTCCTGTTAGCGCCATAAAAATGGTGGAACACGGAGTTAACGCGAAAGGCAGACCGATTCTTTGGCCTGAGATCGATGACAGCAAGTGTATTTGCTGTGAGAATTGCGTGGATGAGTGTCCCAAATCAGCTCTCCACATAAAAGAGGTGCTATAA
- a CDS encoding NADH-quinone oxidoreductase subunit J has translation MGSIGDIWNGLIDVLHYIWSNGDLVAFLVLAGIAIAAAVYVVTVKEVVHSAFYLALVFVCVGFTYFFLEAEFIGVIQLLVYVGAITILFAFSIMLTRRYIMKTGGDKDE, from the coding sequence ATGGGATCAATTGGAGATATCTGGAACGGATTGATCGATGTCCTTCATTACATTTGGAGCAACGGTGATCTCGTCGCATTCCTTGTACTCGCCGGCATTGCAATAGCTGCCGCCGTGTATGTGGTAACGGTCAAAGAGGTCGTCCACAGTGCATTCTACCTCGCATTGGTATTCGTATGTGTTGGATTCACGTACTTCTTCCTTGAGGCAGAGTTCATAGGTGTGATTCAGTTGCTCGTGTACGTCGGAGCTATCACGATCCTGTTCGCATTCAGTATCATGCTTACCAGAAGGTATATAATGAAGACCGGAGGCGACAAAGATGAATAA
- the nuoK gene encoding NADH-quinone oxidoreductase subunit NuoK → MIPIEFFLAFAAILFAIGAYGVMTKSNTIIVLMCIELMLNAANINFIAFSAFLGDATGQVFVIMTISVAAAEVAVGIAILLNAYKIRKTTETDALTSMRW, encoded by the coding sequence ATGATTCCGATTGAGTTCTTCCTCGCTTTTGCAGCAATACTGTTTGCAATAGGCGCATATGGTGTCATGACAAAATCGAATACGATCATTGTTTTGATGTGCATAGAGCTCATGCTCAATGCGGCAAACATCAACTTTATCGCATTCTCAGCATTCCTAGGAGATGCCACAGGACAAGTATTCGTCATAATGACGATATCTGTTGCAGCTGCAGAGGTCGCGGTCGGTATTGCGATCCTGCTCAACGCTTATAAGATCAGAAAAACGACTGAGACCGATGCTCTCACTTCGATGAGGTGGTAA
- a CDS encoding NADH-quinone oxidoreductase subunit L produces MFVEYTWLVPLVPAICFILVGFFGNKFDKHNGGGYLAIFGVAFACVLSVLISIEFFTSEAYSDPGYVTQQFTWFVFPGGFEINIGYYVDTLACLMMMFASFISMLIFIYSLGYMHGEGKRKRRYFAEVALFVTGMLGLAISSNFLEMFIFWEIMGLCSYLLIGFWSFSHPDGDDKADNAASAAKKAFLVTRLGDVSLMAGLFVLLFAFKSLDYTVVFDAANIASVDHNLIILASLLIFGGAIGKSAQFPLLDWLPDAMAGPTTVSALIHAATMVKAGVYLVARCFPIFCEASSVLLLVAIIGGVTAFFAATMALNNMNIKKVLAYSTLSQLGYMFLALGAGGYMIALGIETGDTALIAAGSLGYTAGCLHMVNHAFFKALLFLCSGSVIHSTGTEDMREMGGLDKKMKITSITMLIGSLSIAGFPFFAGFWSKDLILEQTLHASQFGAAGWVFLVLWILAIITAFMTAFYMFRMWYMTFRGPEGKNSKHCHGESPRSMTIPLMILSVFAFGFGFVLFFGFDSLLCIEIEHGQFRVGGGEAEGFEYLVDFFTNVWTYVTIALVLLAIYIARAMYSKRTIDPAKFNKNGESWLYKALTKRWWFPYMYDQISWKLGYGVARGVEYVDKNIVDGTVNGLSNAVVGSGDLMSKAQTGNVNNYAAVVMGGIVVLFVAIIALFFFMGGL; encoded by the coding sequence ATGTTTGTAGAATATACGTGGTTAGTCCCGCTTGTACCTGCCATCTGCTTCATCCTGGTGGGATTCTTCGGAAATAAATTTGATAAGCACAATGGTGGAGGTTACCTCGCAATATTTGGTGTGGCCTTTGCCTGTGTGTTATCTGTACTCATATCTATCGAGTTCTTCACATCCGAGGCTTATTCCGATCCAGGGTATGTAACGCAACAGTTCACATGGTTCGTTTTCCCTGGTGGGTTTGAGATCAATATCGGATATTACGTCGATACCCTCGCATGCTTGATGATGATGTTCGCATCTTTCATCTCGATGCTCATCTTCATCTATTCACTCGGATACATGCACGGAGAGGGCAAGAGGAAGAGGAGATATTTCGCAGAAGTAGCACTTTTCGTCACAGGTATGCTGGGTCTCGCAATTTCAAGCAACTTCTTGGAGATGTTCATCTTCTGGGAGATAATGGGATTGTGTTCCTATCTTCTCATCGGATTCTGGAGCTTCAGTCATCCAGATGGCGATGATAAGGCTGACAATGCTGCTTCAGCAGCAAAAAAGGCATTCCTGGTCACAAGATTGGGAGACGTATCTCTTATGGCAGGTCTGTTCGTCCTGCTGTTCGCATTCAAGAGTCTTGATTACACAGTCGTATTTGATGCTGCAAACATTGCATCGGTCGATCATAACCTCATCATATTGGCAAGCTTGTTGATCTTCGGAGGAGCTATCGGTAAATCCGCTCAGTTCCCTCTGCTCGATTGGCTTCCTGATGCGATGGCAGGTCCTACGACCGTATCTGCTTTGATCCACGCAGCAACAATGGTCAAGGCGGGAGTGTACCTTGTCGCAAGGTGCTTCCCCATATTCTGTGAGGCGTCCAGTGTTTTGCTACTTGTAGCGATCATCGGAGGAGTCACAGCGTTCTTCGCCGCAACAATGGCTTTGAACAATATGAACATAAAGAAAGTCCTGGCTTATTCCACACTTTCGCAGTTGGGATACATGTTCCTTGCATTAGGTGCAGGCGGATACATGATCGCCCTGGGTATTGAGACCGGAGATACCGCACTCATTGCGGCCGGTTCTCTTGGATATACTGCAGGATGCCTGCACATGGTGAACCATGCTTTCTTCAAAGCATTGCTATTCCTATGTTCCGGTTCGGTCATACATTCTACAGGAACAGAGGATATGCGTGAGATGGGTGGGCTGGATAAAAAGATGAAGATAACATCGATTACGATGTTGATCGGTTCTCTTTCGATTGCGGGATTCCCGTTCTTCGCCGGGTTCTGGTCCAAAGATCTGATTCTCGAGCAGACGTTACATGCAAGTCAGTTTGGAGCTGCGGGGTGGGTGTTCCTTGTATTGTGGATACTTGCGATAATCACAGCTTTCATGACGGCATTCTACATGTTCCGTATGTGGTACATGACCTTCCGTGGACCCGAGGGCAAAAACTCGAAGCATTGCCACGGCGAATCACCCAGGTCTATGACCATTCCGCTCATGATCCTGTCCGTTTTCGCATTCGGTTTCGGTTTCGTCCTCTTCTTCGGTTTCGACAGCTTGCTGTGTATCGAGATCGAACATGGACAGTTCCGTGTTGGAGGCGGCGAGGCAGAAGGATTCGAGTATCTGGTTGATTTCTTCACCAATGTCTGGACATATGTTACAATAGCCCTTGTCCTGTTGGCAATATACATTGCAAGAGCAATGTACTCGAAGAGAACGATCGATCCAGCAAAATTCAACAAGAATGGAGAGTCCTGGCTTTATAAGGCACTTACCAAAAGATGGTGGTTCCCCTATATGTATGACCAAATCTCCTGGAAACTCGGTTACGGTGTCGCACGTGGTGTCGAATATGTCGATAAAAATATCGTTGACGGTACTGTGAACGGACTTTCCAATGCAGTAGTAGGAAGTGGAGATTTGATGAGTAAAGCTCAGACAGGAAATGTAAATAATTACGCAGCAGTGGTCATGGGAGGCATAGTTGTGCTCTTCGTCGCGATCATTGCATTGTTCTTCTTCATGGGAGGGTTGTAA